GATCATGACAGAGCAAGCTCACGGGGAAACTGGGATAGATATCCACCCGGGCTCAACCATAGATAAGAGTTTCTTTATCGACCATGGAACCGGAATCGTGATCGGTGAGACGACCGAGATCGGCAGGAACGTGAAGATATACCAGGGCGTGACTTTGGGAGCCCTCAGTTTTCCTGTGGATAGCCAAGGCAATCTTTACCGAGGCAGGAAACGGCATCCAACTATCGAGGACGAGGTGGTGATTTATGCAGGAGCCACAATACTCGGCGGGGAAACTGTCATCGGGTGCGGAGCTGTAATCGGGGGGAATGTCTGGCTCACCCAGTCTGTCCCTCCCCATACCAAGGTCCTGCTGGAATCCCCTAATCTGATCTTCAAGTCCAAAAATACGGGGAAGAAGTAATGTTGAAATTACTGGCTGTCATTTCTTTTTTTATTTTCCAGTCCTGTGCAGGTGCTGCATACCTTACAGTCCACTACAACAGATTCGACGGGAATTATCAGGACTGGAAACTCTGGCTCTGGAATGCTTCAGACAACAAGGAAGGGAGCGACCTGAGCTCTGATGCGAAAGACGCTTTCGGGCTCATTTTCACGGTAGATCTGGAAACAAAAGGACTCGCAGGGAAGAGAATCGGGATTTTACCTAAACTTCGGGAGTGGGAATCAAAAGATCCCCCTGACAGGGTCTATACACCTGACCTTGGACTGGAAATCTATCTCTTGCAAGGAGATCAAAAAGTGTATTCTCAGAAACCGGATTTTTCCCCCAGGATCGTCAGAGCTTCCCTGGAACGTGATGACTCAATCGCCGTTGTCTTTTCAAGACCGCCGGATACAGCTGAACTTCTGTCCGATCCTCCTGTGTTAACTGCCTGCGGAACAGTGCGGAAGATCAGAAAAATGGAACTGGGAATCAAAGACAAAGCTATGATCCTGGCACTTACCATCGACCAGGTCTTTGAAGCTGATCTTGCTTCCATAAACCGCGGGGAATGGAAAGTAGCACAAAAAACCGGAGAAGTAACTGTCTGGCTTGGCGGGATTCTGGACAGCGAAAAGTATTATTCAGATAAACCGCTTGGCGTTACCTTCAACGGAGACACCACCACTGTGAGGGTGTTTGCTCCTGCGGCAATCGCAGCTTCTCTGCTGCTGTATGATGGGGCTGACTCAGGAGAAGCCAGGGAAATTCCCATGACAATGGGAAGCCAAGGAATCTGGGAAGCCTCGTTGAATCAAAAGCTATCAAATGTTTTCTATAAGATCAGGGTCACACGCAACGGGAAAACCGTGGAAGGAATCGATCCATATTCTCTCTGCAATACGGCTCATGACGGCCGCGGACTTATTTTCACTGATTCCACTGAAATTGCACCTTCGCCTGTGTTCGACCCTTCTGAATCAGTGATTTA
This genomic stretch from Candidatus Wallbacteria bacterium harbors:
- a CDS encoding serine acetyltransferase produces the protein IMTEQAHGETGIDIHPGSTIDKSFFIDHGTGIVIGETTEIGRNVKIYQGVTLGALSFPVDSQGNLYRGRKRHPTIEDEVVIYAGATILGGETVIGCGAVIGGNVWLTQSVPPHTKVLLESPNLIFKSKNTGKK